From Acidobacteriota bacterium, one genomic window encodes:
- a CDS encoding sugar phosphate isomerase/epimerase: MGATALNTNHLTQTSRRTFLRTSAMAAGALALDSSSYAEPTATAAKHKPMAMGLLIKPSPSPEAAIAVVKKLGIPTCFLSLDAYIGKYTPALAKQMRDALDKYQIVATTAEVVRPEPLKWNFVEGPSTIGIVPRAYRAARMDALKQTSDFAKLLGIGQIQTHCGFIPEDPKDALYEETVLAIRQLAEHCAGNGQSFLMETGQETPTTMLRVIKDVDQPSLGVGLDTANLILYGKANPVDAIKILGPYVRAMHAKDGMWPTNPYELGKEVLIGKGEVDFAKVLSGLHAVGYKGAVTIERETSGPQQIEDVRQEKVYLENILAKIVTA; the protein is encoded by the coding sequence ATGGGAGCGACCGCATTGAATACCAACCATCTGACACAGACCAGCCGCCGTACCTTTCTCCGCACCTCGGCGATGGCTGCCGGGGCCCTTGCATTGGATTCATCCAGTTATGCCGAGCCCACCGCGACCGCGGCAAAGCACAAGCCAATGGCGATGGGTCTGCTGATCAAGCCATCACCTTCGCCTGAAGCGGCGATTGCCGTCGTCAAGAAGCTCGGCATTCCGACCTGCTTCCTCTCGCTCGATGCCTACATCGGCAAGTACACCCCGGCGCTCGCGAAACAGATGCGCGATGCACTCGACAAGTACCAGATCGTCGCGACGACGGCAGAAGTCGTTCGTCCCGAGCCGCTCAAATGGAACTTCGTCGAAGGTCCGTCGACGATCGGCATTGTTCCACGCGCCTATCGTGCCGCCCGCATGGATGCGCTGAAGCAGACCTCGGACTTCGCCAAGCTGCTCGGCATCGGCCAGATACAGACGCACTGTGGCTTCATTCCCGAAGACCCCAAAGACGCGCTCTACGAAGAGACGGTACTTGCCATACGCCAGCTCGCCGAGCACTGCGCCGGCAACGGCCAGAGCTTCCTGATGGAGACGGGTCAGGAGACGCCGACGACCATGCTGCGCGTTATCAAGGACGTCGACCAGCCGTCGCTGGGCGTGGGCCTCGACACCGCCAACCTGATTCTTTACGGCAAGGCAAACCCCGTCGACGCCATCAAAATTCTTGGCCCTTATGTTCGCGCCATGCACGCGAAGGACGGCATGTGGCCGACGAATCCCTATGAGCTTGGCAAAGAGGTTCTGATCGGCAAGGGCGAGGTCGATTTCGCAAAGGTGCTTAGCGGCCTGCACGCCGTGGGATATAAGGGAGCCGTCACCATCGAGCGCGAGACCTCAGGTCCGCAACAGATCGAAGATGTCCGCCAGGAGAAGGTCTATCTCGAAAACATTCTGGCGAAGATCGTCACCGCCTAA
- a CDS encoding esterase has protein sequence MQALRSIAWCATLFCCALASAQQPFGFRSTEVHPDRSVTFRFFDRTASRVDLVLENRVAKLPMRNGGDGIWSVTTPPLTPEIYGYRFAIGGGGRTAHDPQNMQRRYANDLLLVPGTPPGPWEEQGVPKGRAISHAYTTRIVTGLPGNRSSFVVYTPPGYNSKAKPYPVLYLLHCWGDQPDSWNGYGQANIILDNLIASHKAAPMVVVMPLGYGEMSFSKDYGVWNDPAAVERNLKLFERALVGEVMPQVERSYNVRRDAAGRAILGASMGGLESLAVGLNRGDLFAWVGGESSALQNLDFTTLLSSFRADDPHRRTIWMVCGKDDELLDSNRQMAKWLQDKGAGVSLEIPDGTHSYIVWREGLVRFASLIFK, from the coding sequence TTGCAGGCGCTGCGCAGCATCGCGTGGTGTGCGACGCTGTTCTGCTGTGCGCTTGCGTCGGCGCAGCAGCCCTTTGGGTTTCGTTCGACGGAGGTCCATCCCGATCGCAGCGTAACCTTTCGCTTCTTTGACCGCACCGCGTCGCGGGTCGACCTTGTGCTTGAGAACCGTGTCGCGAAGCTGCCGATGCGCAACGGCGGCGACGGTATCTGGAGCGTGACGACTCCGCCATTGACGCCCGAGATCTACGGCTACCGGTTCGCTATCGGCGGAGGCGGACGGACAGCCCACGACCCGCAGAACATGCAGCGCCGCTACGCCAACGATCTGCTGCTTGTCCCCGGAACGCCTCCCGGGCCATGGGAGGAGCAGGGCGTGCCGAAGGGCAGAGCGATCAGCCATGCCTACACGACCAGGATCGTCACGGGCCTTCCCGGCAATCGGAGCAGCTTCGTCGTCTACACTCCACCCGGTTACAACTCCAAAGCGAAGCCTTATCCTGTGCTCTATCTTCTGCATTGCTGGGGCGACCAGCCCGATAGCTGGAATGGCTACGGGCAGGCCAACATCATCCTCGACAACCTGATTGCGAGCCATAAGGCCGCTCCAATGGTCGTCGTGATGCCTCTCGGCTATGGCGAGATGAGCTTCTCGAAAGACTATGGCGTATGGAACGACCCGGCGGCGGTCGAGCGTAATTTGAAGCTGTTTGAGCGGGCGTTGGTCGGAGAGGTGATGCCGCAGGTCGAGCGCAGTTACAACGTCCGCCGCGATGCTGCGGGCCGGGCAATCCTCGGTGCATCGATGGGAGGCCTTGAAAGCCTGGCCGTCGGCCTGAATCGCGGCGATCTTTTCGCGTGGGTTGGCGGCGAAAGCTCCGCGCTCCAGAACCTCGACTTCACCACCCTGCTGAGCAGCTTTCGAGCAGACGATCCGCATCGCCGGACGATCTGGATGGTCTGCGGCAAAGACGATGAATTGCTCGACAGCAACCGGCAGATGGCAAAGTGGTTGCAGGACAAAGGCGCCGGCGTGTCGCTCGAAATCCCCGACGGAACACACAGTTATATCGTCTGGCGAGAGGGATTGGTTCGCTTCGCCTCCCTCATTTTCAAATAG
- the mreD gene encoding rod shape-determining protein MreD: protein MPSLSYTSRQEIEQHSFSPAVTLLVPVAAIIVQVLLSKLYWRFSYLDLPLIVAIFFSVSRRSPAAGTVTGALIGLVQDALTGRPIGVNGMAKSVIGYIAASIGVQVDVDTLTTRVLMNFAFSILNSAILFLINRRLLGQAEVHLQWAQELMRALANTVMAIPIFYLLDLTKRPE from the coding sequence ATGCCAAGTCTCAGCTATACATCGCGACAGGAGATCGAACAGCACAGCTTTTCGCCGGCTGTCACTCTGCTTGTGCCGGTTGCGGCGATCATCGTCCAGGTGCTGCTGTCGAAGCTGTACTGGAGGTTTTCGTATCTCGATCTTCCGCTGATTGTGGCGATCTTCTTCTCGGTCTCCCGCCGCAGCCCGGCGGCGGGCACGGTGACGGGCGCGCTGATCGGCCTGGTACAGGATGCGCTCACCGGGCGGCCCATCGGCGTCAACGGCATGGCCAAGTCGGTGATCGGATACATCGCGGCCAGCATCGGTGTACAGGTCGACGTGGACACACTGACGACGCGCGTGTTGATGAACTTCGCTTTCTCGATCCTCAACAGCGCCATCCTGTTCCTGATCAACCGGAGGCTGCTGGGGCAGGCGGAGGTCCACCTGCAATGGGCGCAGGAGCTGATGCGGGCGCTGGCGAATACTGTGATGGCGATCCCGATCTTCTACCTGCTCGACCTGACCAAACGTCCTGAGTGA
- a CDS encoding Gfo/Idh/MocA family oxidoreductase: protein MDRRSFVQGAAGAVGLMFVKPETAFGYAANSRVRWGLLGCGRRGSAVATSFAKNAGVEITALADIFPDQLAKGKKRFDAINASLGLSPIDATRMFHGPDAYKAIAACAEVDAVQISTPPFFHVEHLDGIVSARKHAYCEKPVGVDIPQTRRALEIGKKHDGKVSMAVGFQIRSAPPFVELVRRIHEGQIGQMAQIAAYYNAPPAASYNGPVKSQDEFRLRNWLHYRNLSGDILLEQNIHVIDVCNWVMQTHPVSAYAKASRKVMKVDGDINDNYEVIFTYPGDVQMSFTSTQFNKNNFFDVSEHFFGSEGLAEAPYSGALRIVGDKPWTWAGSDTATKGQFAANGDFNDNLAQADPMKDKGFIESITSGRFHNQIEAGVQTARSCIMGRKSAELGRTVTWQEIEADNEEYKLGMNLAQFA from the coding sequence ATGGATCGTCGCAGTTTTGTGCAGGGAGCCGCCGGGGCGGTTGGGCTCATGTTCGTCAAGCCAGAGACAGCCTTTGGGTATGCCGCGAACTCTCGCGTGCGCTGGGGGCTGCTGGGCTGCGGCCGTCGCGGCAGCGCTGTCGCTACATCGTTTGCAAAGAACGCCGGGGTGGAGATCACCGCGCTCGCCGACATCTTCCCCGACCAGCTTGCCAAGGGCAAGAAACGCTTCGATGCGATCAACGCTTCGCTCGGGCTCTCTCCCATCGACGCGACGCGCATGTTCCACGGGCCCGATGCTTATAAAGCGATCGCCGCATGTGCCGAGGTCGACGCGGTGCAGATCTCGACGCCTCCCTTCTTCCACGTGGAGCATCTCGACGGTATTGTCTCCGCCAGGAAACACGCTTATTGCGAAAAACCTGTTGGCGTCGATATTCCGCAGACGCGACGCGCGCTTGAGATTGGAAAGAAACATGACGGCAAGGTGAGCATGGCCGTTGGCTTCCAGATCCGTTCCGCGCCGCCGTTCGTCGAGCTTGTGCGCCGTATTCACGAAGGGCAGATCGGCCAGATGGCGCAAATCGCCGCCTACTACAACGCTCCTCCCGCAGCATCGTACAACGGGCCAGTCAAATCGCAGGACGAGTTCCGCCTGCGCAACTGGCTGCATTACCGCAACCTCTCCGGCGACATCCTGCTCGAACAGAACATCCACGTCATCGATGTCTGCAACTGGGTGATGCAGACGCACCCGGTAAGCGCATACGCGAAGGCCAGCCGCAAGGTGATGAAGGTCGACGGCGACATCAACGACAACTATGAGGTCATCTTCACCTATCCCGGCGATGTCCAGATGAGCTTCACCTCGACGCAGTTCAACAAGAACAACTTCTTCGATGTCTCCGAGCACTTCTTCGGCAGCGAGGGTCTGGCCGAAGCTCCTTACAGTGGCGCGCTGCGCATCGTCGGCGACAAGCCCTGGACATGGGCAGGCAGCGACACCGCCACCAAGGGTCAGTTCGCGGCCAACGGCGACTTCAACGACAATCTCGCGCAGGCCGATCCGATGAAGGACAAGGGCTTTATCGAGAGCATCACCAGTGGAAGGTTCCACAACCAGATCGAGGCCGGCGTCCAGACCGCGCGGAGCTGCATCATGGGACGCAAGTCTGCCGAACTCGGCCGCACCGTAACCTGGCAGGAGATCGAAGCCGACAACGAAGAGTACAAACTGGGCATGAACCTCGCGCAGTTTGCCTGA
- the mreC gene encoding rod shape-determining protein MreC: MESFFIRFKNVLVLVVVLLAQTIGLAIQVRRPVESGAPDSPQVTLLRSWVVGAVTPFERFFHAIGHNVRYGWSNYIDLRNTRQQNRDLQNEVARLRLEQAEFAEDAMQGRRLQEMLKFQQHYVASTVAAQVIGTSGTDQSHVLYIDKGANDGLKVDQAVITPDGIVGKLREVLSSTSQVLVINDQTSGAGVLLASTRTRAILHGSATGHIVINNLTPDERIKPGEQVLTSGGDQIYPRGLPVGTIESIAPDPDHQPYTLIQVKPAANLFQLEEVLVITGTQTNLTDLAQKDLAQGATTAQQLAAAKAAAKAAADEAAAEAAAQSAAQVVADRLPSIREAESVTDPNSPAAAVSKPTVANPAGVVPRPLPTVHPDRYTPGTTPPASSLTPGAEHPEGAVAAPAPASRSTAKPSATEDQPRPEAASPN; the protein is encoded by the coding sequence ATGGAATCCTTCTTCATCCGATTTAAGAACGTGCTGGTGCTGGTGGTCGTACTGCTGGCGCAGACGATCGGCCTTGCCATCCAGGTGCGTCGACCTGTGGAATCGGGGGCTCCCGACAGCCCGCAGGTCACCCTCCTGCGCTCATGGGTTGTCGGGGCGGTGACGCCATTCGAGCGATTCTTCCATGCGATCGGACACAATGTCCGCTATGGATGGTCGAACTACATCGACCTTAGAAATACCCGCCAGCAGAACCGCGATCTGCAGAATGAGGTTGCGCGGCTTCGTCTGGAGCAGGCCGAGTTCGCCGAAGACGCCATGCAGGGTCGCCGGCTACAGGAGATGCTGAAGTTCCAGCAGCACTACGTCGCCTCGACCGTAGCGGCGCAGGTGATCGGCACCAGCGGTACCGACCAGTCGCATGTGCTGTATATCGACAAGGGCGCGAACGACGGCCTGAAGGTCGACCAGGCGGTGATTACCCCGGACGGCATCGTCGGAAAGCTGCGCGAGGTTCTCTCCAGCACCTCACAGGTTCTGGTCATCAACGACCAGACCTCCGGGGCGGGCGTGCTGCTGGCGTCGACGCGGACGCGGGCGATCCTGCATGGCAGCGCGACGGGACACATCGTCATCAACAACCTCACGCCGGACGAGCGCATCAAGCCGGGCGAACAGGTGCTGACCTCGGGCGGCGATCAGATCTACCCGCGCGGTCTCCCGGTGGGAACCATTGAATCCATCGCTCCCGACCCCGACCACCAGCCCTACACCCTGATCCAGGTCAAGCCCGCGGCGAACCTCTTTCAACTGGAGGAGGTGCTGGTCATCACCGGCACGCAGACAAACCTGACCGATCTGGCGCAGAAGGACCTTGCCCAGGGAGCAACGACGGCACAGCAACTTGCTGCTGCGAAGGCTGCCGCCAAGGCTGCGGCGGATGAAGCCGCCGCCGAGGCCGCCGCGCAATCGGCGGCGCAGGTCGTCGCCGACCGGCTGCCCAGCATCCGCGAGGCGGAGAGCGTGACGGACCCGAACTCTCCGGCCGCCGCCGTGAGCAAACCGACGGTGGCAAACCCGGCGGGCGTTGTCCCCAGGCCATTGCCGACGGTGCATCCCGATCGTTACACGCCCGGGACGACGCCGCCTGCGTCGTCACTGACCCCGGGGGCCGAGCATCCCGAGGGGGCTGTAGCCGCTCCCGCGCCGGCATCGCGCTCGACAGCCAAGCCCTCCGCCACGGAAGATCAGCCCAGGCCCGAGGCCGCGAGCCCGAACTAA
- the mrdA gene encoding penicillin-binding protein 2 produces MELTPQSELTLGKAEKLPVAKLTAVQYVIAAILVVLAVGLWRLEVVGADNFRALAEANRIRKVPVLAPRGRLFDREGRLLVDNYPSVSCFILREQVKDLEADMALISAGLHMTPDQIRATLKRYESAPKYQPIPLKQDITPDEQAFIEAHRNELPELETLEEQRRLYPRDGFAAHLIGYVGEISEDDLNKEKYAFYQPGDVVGKSGIEATYDALLRGVDGSRDVIVNSHGKEIGHLGQTLAQPGKDLKLTIDLDIQMAAERAMEGKTGAVIAMDPHTGEILALVSRPTFDPNQFAVRLTRSYWNEILNNPDHPLMNKAIQAQLAPGSTFKIIMSYAGLQEGRAQSLHVMCNGGATFYGHFYACDARHGAVDIHRAIPQSCDTFYYTLANDLGIDMIAKYATELGFSQRTGIDLPDEMMGTMPSTQWKLKTFHEKWFAGEVISVGIGQGAVTATPVQLARAIGGIASGGVLHRPHLVFPDEVPPDQLEAVHETFPGSGEKTVPLSTDNWQIITDAMAETTISGTAASSHLEGIDFAGKTGTAQVMSHDALARSGGGHKTVPNAWFVGMAPRRNPDIVVAVLWENGNWGNNSAKLGAQIIDAFVTKQRKRDNNIRIAAAPMPATPAPAQQPSAQVAPAALKPKTAEVTN; encoded by the coding sequence ATGGAACTGACCCCGCAATCCGAACTGACGCTTGGCAAGGCGGAAAAACTGCCGGTAGCCAAGCTGACCGCCGTGCAGTATGTGATTGCGGCGATCCTCGTGGTGCTGGCAGTGGGTCTGTGGAGGCTCGAGGTGGTCGGCGCGGACAACTTCCGCGCGCTGGCCGAGGCCAACCGCATCCGCAAGGTTCCGGTGCTCGCCCCGCGCGGCCGTCTGTTCGACCGCGAGGGACGGCTGCTGGTGGACAACTACCCGTCGGTCTCCTGCTTCATTCTGCGCGAGCAGGTGAAGGACCTGGAGGCGGACATGGCGCTGATCTCGGCGGGGTTGCACATGACGCCCGACCAGATACGCGCGACGCTCAAGCGCTATGAGTCGGCCCCGAAGTACCAGCCGATCCCGCTGAAGCAGGACATCACGCCGGATGAGCAGGCGTTCATCGAGGCCCATCGCAACGAGCTGCCAGAGCTCGAGACGCTCGAGGAGCAGCGGCGGCTCTATCCCAGGGACGGCTTCGCGGCGCATCTGATCGGCTACGTTGGCGAGATCTCCGAAGACGACCTGAACAAGGAGAAGTACGCCTTCTACCAGCCGGGCGACGTAGTGGGGAAGTCCGGCATCGAGGCGACCTACGACGCGCTGCTGCGCGGCGTCGACGGCAGCCGCGACGTGATCGTGAACTCGCACGGCAAGGAGATCGGCCACCTCGGCCAGACGCTCGCGCAGCCGGGCAAAGACCTGAAGCTGACCATCGACCTCGATATTCAAATGGCCGCCGAGCGGGCGATGGAGGGCAAGACCGGCGCGGTGATTGCGATGGACCCGCACACGGGCGAGATCCTGGCGCTGGTCTCGCGGCCGACCTTCGACCCCAACCAGTTCGCCGTGCGGTTGACCAGGAGCTACTGGAACGAGATTCTCAACAACCCGGACCATCCGCTGATGAACAAGGCGATCCAGGCGCAGCTCGCTCCGGGGTCGACCTTCAAGATCATCATGTCGTACGCGGGGTTGCAGGAGGGGAGGGCGCAGTCGCTGCACGTGATGTGCAACGGCGGGGCGACGTTCTACGGTCACTTCTACGCCTGCGACGCCCGGCACGGTGCGGTGGACATCCATCGCGCGATCCCGCAGTCGTGCGACACCTTCTATTACACGCTGGCTAACGACCTGGGGATCGACATGATCGCGAAATATGCCACGGAACTTGGCTTTTCGCAGCGTACCGGCATCGACCTGCCCGACGAGATGATGGGCACGATGCCCTCGACGCAGTGGAAGCTGAAGACCTTCCATGAGAAGTGGTTTGCCGGCGAAGTGATCTCGGTGGGCATCGGGCAAGGCGCTGTGACCGCAACGCCGGTTCAGTTGGCACGGGCGATCGGCGGCATAGCGTCGGGCGGCGTGCTGCACCGGCCGCACCTGGTCTTCCCCGACGAGGTTCCGCCGGACCAGCTTGAGGCGGTCCACGAGACCTTCCCGGGATCGGGCGAGAAGACGGTTCCGCTCTCCACCGACAACTGGCAGATCATCACCGACGCCATGGCCGAGACGACGATCTCGGGTACCGCGGCCTCGTCTCACCTCGAGGGCATCGACTTCGCGGGCAAGACGGGAACGGCGCAGGTCATGAGCCACGATGCCCTGGCGCGCAGCGGAGGCGGGCATAAGACCGTTCCGAATGCGTGGTTTGTGGGCATGGCTCCGCGCCGCAACCCCGATATCGTGGTCGCGGTCCTGTGGGAGAACGGCAACTGGGGCAACAACTCGGCCAAGCTGGGCGCGCAGATCATCGATGCGTTTGTGACCAAGCAGCGGAAGCGCGACAACAACATCAGGATCGCAGCGGCCCCGATGCCCGCGACCCCGGCGCCTGCGCAGCAGCCGTCGGCACAGGTCGCTCCTGCCGCGCTCAAGCCAAAGACGGCGGAGGTCACGAACTAA
- a CDS encoding esterase, protein MKNALAQLSIALSLLGTTQWVAAQTPPPAPVRSVEVNSDRTITFRYRDPLATSVTVGIDVVGKPTPMTKDDAGVWSVTTEPMAPEIYAYHFTVDGVSLLDTANPRFTPNLRGISNLIEVPGDQPQPWDAMNVPHGVVHHHTYNTATVLGLENNQSDYYVYTPPNYDAKAKKPYPVLYLLHGWSDDASGWTAVGQTHMILDNLLAQGKIKPMVVVMPLGYGDMSFVRDRGVWGHPSTVEHNVLLFQKALLTEVLPQVEAAYNVSRKREGRAIAGLSMGGLESLTTGLSHTDMFAYVGGFSSALHAVDGDKQFPSLNPKTADLKLLWIACGVDDQLMAPNREFIAWLKSRNMPVTPIETPGRHTWSVWRDNLINFTPLLFTDK, encoded by the coding sequence ATGAAAAACGCGCTCGCGCAGCTATCGATTGCCCTGTCTTTACTTGGCACAACCCAGTGGGTTGCGGCACAAACTCCTCCTCCTGCTCCGGTTCGCTCTGTGGAGGTGAACTCCGACCGCACGATCACGTTCCGCTATCGCGATCCGCTGGCGACGAGTGTGACCGTGGGAATCGATGTCGTCGGCAAGCCAACGCCGATGACGAAAGACGACGCAGGCGTGTGGTCTGTGACGACCGAGCCAATGGCTCCCGAGATCTACGCCTACCACTTCACCGTCGATGGAGTCTCGCTCCTCGACACGGCGAATCCACGCTTTACGCCGAATCTGCGCGGCATCTCCAACCTTATTGAAGTGCCCGGCGATCAACCGCAGCCGTGGGACGCGATGAACGTCCCGCACGGCGTGGTGCATCATCACACCTACAACACGGCTACGGTGCTTGGACTCGAGAACAACCAGAGCGACTACTACGTTTACACGCCGCCGAACTACGATGCCAAGGCGAAGAAGCCCTATCCGGTGCTGTATCTTCTGCACGGCTGGAGCGACGACGCCTCAGGCTGGACTGCTGTGGGACAGACGCACATGATCCTCGACAACCTGCTGGCCCAGGGCAAGATCAAGCCGATGGTTGTGGTGATGCCGCTCGGCTATGGCGACATGTCGTTTGTGCGCGACCGTGGCGTGTGGGGTCACCCATCGACGGTCGAGCACAACGTCCTGCTGTTTCAGAAGGCCCTGCTGACCGAGGTGCTGCCCCAGGTGGAGGCGGCGTACAACGTCTCGCGTAAACGGGAGGGGCGCGCAATCGCCGGCCTTTCCATGGGAGGTCTGGAGTCGCTGACGACCGGGCTCTCGCACACCGACATGTTCGCCTACGTCGGCGGCTTCAGTTCCGCGCTTCATGCCGTCGATGGCGACAAGCAGTTTCCTTCGCTGAATCCAAAGACGGCGGACCTCAAGCTGCTGTGGATCGCATGCGGCGTCGATGACCAGTTGATGGCCCCGAACCGCGAGTTCATCGCATGGCTGAAGAGCCGGAACATGCCTGTAACGCCAATCGAGACGCCGGGGCGGCATACGTGGTCGGTGTGGCGCGACAACCTGATCAACTTCACGCCGCTGCTCTTTACGGACAAGTAG
- the era gene encoding GTPase Era, producing MALRSGFVSIIGRPNAGKSTLLNALLGQKLAIVTHKPQTTRTRIHGVLEVPPRKKTKTDPGRSAAQVVLVDTPGVHKPTSQLDRRMMQEVHDALESRDLVLFIVDATHRLAREGDAENKSPAAAKRKLSAGEDDFALSLVKKLNCPVILVLNKIDAVPKADLLPLIAHWSSLHSFAEVIPISARKKQGLELLLDKVVGQLKEGQRYFPKHQLTDQPERFLVAEIIREKILLLTGEEVPYATAVVIEKYEEPASLKKTRDGKLPVTKIAAAIYCERAGQKAILIGKSGEMLKRIGTAARKEIESLLGTRVFLELFVKVHEDWRSSHSFVEDLDWRRQLEEIASRQSDE from the coding sequence ATGGCTCTTCGCTCCGGTTTCGTCTCTATCATTGGCCGCCCCAACGCGGGTAAGTCCACGCTGCTTAACGCCCTGCTCGGCCAAAAACTTGCCATCGTCACCCACAAACCGCAGACGACGCGCACGCGCATCCACGGTGTGCTCGAGGTTCCGCCGCGCAAGAAGACGAAGACCGACCCCGGCCGCTCCGCCGCACAGGTCGTGCTGGTGGACACGCCCGGCGTGCACAAACCCACGTCGCAGCTCGACCGCCGCATGATGCAGGAGGTGCATGACGCCCTTGAATCGCGCGACCTCGTGCTCTTCATCGTCGACGCCACGCATCGGCTGGCGCGCGAGGGGGACGCCGAAAATAAATCTCCCGCCGCGGCAAAGCGCAAGCTCTCCGCTGGCGAAGACGACTTCGCGCTGTCGCTGGTGAAGAAGCTCAACTGCCCGGTCATCCTCGTGCTCAACAAAATTGACGCCGTCCCAAAGGCCGACCTTTTGCCGCTGATCGCGCACTGGAGCAGCCTGCACAGCTTCGCCGAGGTCATTCCCATCTCTGCTCGTAAAAAGCAAGGGCTTGAGCTGCTGCTCGATAAGGTTGTCGGACAGTTGAAGGAGGGCCAGCGCTACTTTCCCAAACATCAGCTCACCGATCAACCGGAGCGCTTTCTCGTCGCAGAGATTATCCGCGAGAAGATCCTTCTGCTCACCGGCGAAGAGGTACCCTACGCCACCGCCGTCGTCATCGAAAAATATGAAGAGCCTGCATCGTTGAAGAAGACTCGCGACGGCAAGCTGCCCGTGACGAAGATCGCCGCCGCGATCTACTGCGAACGCGCCGGACAGAAGGCCATCCTGATCGGCAAGAGCGGCGAGATGCTCAAGCGCATCGGCACGGCCGCGCGCAAGGAGATCGAATCTCTGCTCGGCACGCGCGTCTTTCTCGAGCTCTTCGTCAAGGTGCACGAAGACTGGCGAAGCTCACACAGCTTTGTCGAAGATCTGGACTGGCGGCGACAGCTTGAAGAGATCGCGTCCAGACAGTCGGACGAATAA